One genomic segment of Desulfonatronum thioautotrophicum includes these proteins:
- a CDS encoding type II toxin-antitoxin system RelE/ParE family toxin yields the protein MIITFGDKETQSVYVDGKSKKLPPDLIRRAVRRLEYINLATSLNDLKTPPGNRLHALREDRAGQYAIAINDQWRICFRFEDGDAYDVEVVDYH from the coding sequence ATGATCATCACGTTTGGCGACAAGGAAACGCAATCTGTTTACGTGGACGGCAAGTCGAAAAAATTACCTCCGGATCTGATCCGCAGGGCCGTCAGGCGTTTGGAATATATCAACCTTGCCACGAGTCTGAACGATCTCAAAACACCGCCGGGCAACCGACTGCATGCCCTCAGGGAAGACAGGGCTGGTCAGTATGCCATTGCCATCAATGACCAGTGGCGCATCTGCTTTCGTTTTGAGGACGGAGATGCCTATGACGTTGAGGTCGTGGACTATCATTGA
- a CDS encoding HigA family addiction module antitoxin — translation MPIPNTTPRTIAPTHPGEMLREDFMPDYELSPTSLATSLGVTRQTINELIRCRRAVTPLMALRLSRLFGNSPRFWLNAQQAVDLWDLEAAYRDKLEAIPRLGAVKDEATALA, via the coding sequence ATGCCCATTCCGAACACTACTCCCCGCACCATTGCCCCAACCCATCCCGGCGAGATGCTTCGGGAAGACTTTATGCCCGATTACGAATTGAGCCCCACGTCCCTGGCTACATCCCTCGGGGTCACGCGCCAAACCATCAACGAGTTGATCCGCTGTCGTCGGGCGGTCACACCGTTGATGGCACTGCGCCTTTCCAGGCTTTTCGGGAATTCCCCCCGGTTCTGGCTCAACGCCCAGCAGGCCGTTGATCTTTGGGATCTGGAAGCGGCGTATCGCGACAAGCTGGAAGCCATTCCAAGGCTGGGGGCGGTAAAAGACGAAGCAACGGCCCTGGCGTGA
- a CDS encoding helix-turn-helix domain-containing protein: MLTMDTETQIRELLQAGAKPSHVARDLGVSRVSVYRALGKAA; encoded by the coding sequence GTGCTGACCATGGACACGGAAACGCAGATCCGGGAGTTGCTCCAGGCCGGTGCAAAGCCAAGCCACGTTGCGCGAGACCTCGGGGTTTCCAGGGTATCCGTCTACCGGGCCTTGGGCAAGGCGGCGTGA
- a CDS encoding SHOCT domain-containing protein codes for MPTPLEILNERLASGDISLSEYDLIKSKITQETQSSKINDQHIEEKQEYVEIDKKNYLAPSNRSPISINSYLMVAGD; via the coding sequence ATGCCCACACCCTTAGAGATTTTAAATGAAAGGCTTGCGAGTGGGGATATTTCTTTGTCGGAATATGATTTAATAAAATCTAAGATTACACAAGAAACACAATCGTCTAAGATAAATGACCAACACATTGAAGAAAAGCAAGAATATGTTGAAATTGATAAAAAAAATTATCTAGCACCTTCAAATAGATCTCCAATATCCATTAACAGTTATTTAATGGTTGCTGGCGATTAA
- a CDS encoding McrC family protein: MPNPVQVFEYSTLPVGDSFTDLHFRRLVQYNERHGNAFFAVGHNRIYFRNYVGVIQVGNLTIEILPKADNAPTSDQQKDKWQKALIDMIRWSGMIRLTSLSDATLRIQSATILDIFFESFLADVAKLVRHGLVRKYRRKQGYLTTLKGRLLFQEQIARNLVHRERFYTEHFQYDRNNLLNQLLYKAIGILTQISVNPYLAARARALSMNFEYITDILVTNETFARIKYNRNTERYRRAIQLARLIILNYCPDVRSGGEDVLAILFDMNELFERYVFAQLKRAESNYTDQGITFKSQVSRPFWKSEGIRKSIRPDIIAQIGNGQTRQHVVLDTKWKVPRDDKPSDADLQQMYTYNIQFGAKKSFLIYPRISNNNNNVQGKFENSGHAIFLDNHTCALYFIELFDENGRLHRDLLCDSIIQMISC; the protein is encoded by the coding sequence ATGCCTAATCCGGTTCAGGTTTTTGAGTATTCCACGCTCCCGGTTGGTGATTCATTCACGGACCTTCATTTTCGTCGCTTGGTCCAATACAATGAACGTCATGGGAACGCCTTCTTTGCCGTTGGTCATAACCGCATATACTTTCGCAATTATGTCGGTGTGATCCAGGTGGGCAACCTGACGATTGAGATCCTGCCTAAAGCTGACAATGCTCCGACCTCCGATCAACAAAAGGATAAATGGCAGAAAGCACTCATAGACATGATCCGGTGGTCCGGGATGATTCGCCTGACTTCGCTGTCTGATGCCACCCTCCGCATTCAGTCGGCTACTATTCTGGACATTTTTTTTGAGTCATTTCTTGCCGATGTTGCCAAACTGGTTCGTCACGGTCTTGTACGTAAGTATCGCAGGAAACAAGGCTACTTAACGACATTGAAAGGCCGTCTGCTTTTTCAGGAACAGATTGCCCGCAATCTTGTGCACCGTGAGCGTTTCTATACCGAACATTTCCAATACGACCGGAACAATCTGTTGAATCAGCTCCTGTACAAAGCCATTGGCATACTGACTCAAATCTCCGTAAACCCGTATTTGGCCGCACGTGCTCGCGCTTTGTCCATGAATTTTGAATATATCACGGATATTCTCGTAACAAACGAAACCTTTGCTAGAATCAAGTATAACAGAAATACGGAAAGATACCGCCGTGCAATTCAACTGGCCCGTCTGATCATTCTCAATTACTGCCCTGATGTACGCAGCGGTGGAGAGGATGTGCTGGCAATCCTTTTTGACATGAATGAACTCTTTGAACGTTATGTTTTTGCACAACTCAAACGAGCAGAAAGCAACTATACTGACCAAGGAATCACCTTCAAGTCTCAAGTTTCTCGTCCATTTTGGAAGTCTGAAGGGATTCGAAAAAGTATTCGCCCAGACATCATAGCTCAAATCGGCAATGGTCAAACGCGGCAGCATGTTGTTCTTGATACGAAGTGGAAGGTGCCGCGAGATGACAAACCGAGTGATGCTGATCTCCAGCAAATGTACACCTATAATATACAATTTGGAGCTAAAAAAAGTTTTCTAATTTATCCTCGAATATCAAACAATAACAACAATGTGCAAGGAAAATTTGAAAATTCAGGTCATGCTATTTTTCTTGATAATCATACATGCGCGTTGTATTTTATAGAATTGTTTGATGAAAATGGAAGGCTTCACCGTGATTTGTTATGTGATAGCATTATACAGATGATTTCTTGTTGA
- a CDS encoding AAA family ATPase: MFTWKKIYRELAEKLLQYRDRQDELLSLSMEMLENGLRVIEFKDKNEAGESIPLLEIDPFTFFAHFNRGLTEKNRIKILSFLKTRLKLAAPVPSDFHGIPVANLQKAWFFAFAAKRKEEDIPALWDLAHECLDHGPEKMDAEVFKRCLAIRQIAIPKLTIGLFWLNPDEYIALDSLMVAFLGEKGIKVNPNRVVTISDYRSIIQRVKNEFSDNFPQVSRDAFIGSNKIPANQEEVDKGLRKLLQETADYNKLNINQVVQYILTGERSKSENEITNRIKYLSETKDILNSKPINLQMLQKTLSNLWMLETQGDSIRMNDFFNSGHALNLIEELFNDESDIIEIDRLELFIQNAMKAGYTDPKGKDVSSAVQFASILMSAKFPDRYVDFRENRWNKLFELVTGSNRRLLSGPSYPAKLAMAGKFASSLANSSAFIEFFGNDNALWKVAGLAWEFKNGIPEIVKKINENGAKKDDPPPPSIPRNIILYGPPGTGKTWKLRNDYMVRFTDTEAKLSREEYTDSLVADMGWWQVITMVMMDLKKCKVSQIMVHPLMQARIKRSNNANPRAAIWAHIQMHTKNDCPNVNYKKRYEPLLFWKDEHSTWSIDEEIAAETLPELKNKLKEYLEYDPNKQRMVKRYAFTTFHQSFSYEDFVEGIKPVMASEGIIEDVADDLTYEVRPGIFKTMVQKALADPGHDYALIIDEINRGNVANIFGELITLIEDDKRKDAKNELTAILPYSQTKFVVPKNLYIIGAMNTADRSIEALDTALRRRFTFISVPPDPSLLRNDGDIKGFSVNLEMLLHTINSRIEKLLDKDHCIGHSYFLSILESAEPLQELRTVFATKVLPLLEEYFYGNTAKIGMILGERFVTRNHLDVRWASGDWGFDEFEERVLYVLNNPMIMNEEDFKSIYA, translated from the coding sequence ATGTTTACATGGAAAAAAATATACCGTGAACTAGCTGAAAAACTGCTGCAATATCGTGACCGGCAGGATGAATTGTTGTCTCTTTCCATGGAAATGCTGGAAAATGGACTACGCGTCATAGAATTCAAAGATAAAAATGAGGCAGGTGAAAGTATTCCTTTACTAGAAATTGATCCGTTCACATTCTTTGCTCATTTTAACAGGGGGCTAACGGAAAAGAATCGAATCAAGATTTTATCTTTTTTGAAGACGAGGTTGAAACTCGCTGCGCCAGTCCCGTCTGATTTTCATGGCATACCAGTGGCGAATTTGCAGAAAGCGTGGTTCTTTGCGTTTGCCGCTAAACGCAAAGAGGAGGATATCCCTGCATTGTGGGATCTGGCCCATGAGTGTCTGGATCACGGTCCAGAGAAGATGGATGCTGAAGTTTTTAAAAGATGCTTGGCCATCAGACAGATTGCCATACCAAAACTAACAATCGGCCTGTTCTGGTTGAATCCAGATGAATACATTGCACTGGACTCACTAATGGTCGCTTTCCTTGGTGAGAAAGGTATCAAAGTTAATCCAAATCGAGTAGTTACAATATCTGATTACAGATCAATCATTCAACGTGTGAAGAACGAATTTTCAGATAACTTTCCGCAGGTTTCGCGTGACGCATTTATTGGGTCAAATAAAATTCCAGCTAATCAAGAAGAAGTAGATAAAGGTCTACGAAAACTCTTGCAAGAAACAGCAGATTACAACAAACTTAACATTAATCAGGTTGTTCAATATATACTAACAGGTGAAAGATCAAAAAGTGAAAATGAAATTACAAATAGAATAAAATATCTTTCTGAAACAAAAGATATATTAAATAGCAAACCTATTAATTTGCAAATGCTGCAAAAAACGCTATCAAACTTGTGGATGTTGGAAACTCAAGGTGATTCTATTCGGATGAATGATTTTTTCAATTCAGGACATGCTCTAAATTTGATCGAGGAGCTATTCAACGACGAATCGGACATAATTGAGATTGATCGCTTAGAATTGTTTATCCAAAATGCAATGAAAGCAGGTTATACAGACCCTAAGGGGAAAGATGTATCCAGCGCCGTCCAATTCGCAAGTATTTTAATGAGTGCAAAATTTCCTGATCGCTACGTTGATTTTCGTGAAAACAGATGGAATAAGCTTTTTGAGTTGGTTACAGGATCAAACAGAAGGCTGCTTTCTGGACCATCGTACCCAGCGAAACTGGCTATGGCAGGAAAGTTTGCATCATCCTTGGCTAATTCTTCTGCTTTTATTGAATTTTTCGGGAATGATAATGCTCTGTGGAAGGTTGCAGGTCTAGCCTGGGAGTTCAAAAATGGAATCCCAGAGATAGTAAAGAAAATTAATGAGAACGGTGCCAAAAAGGACGATCCACCGCCACCGAGCATTCCCCGCAACATAATCCTTTACGGCCCACCTGGTACGGGCAAGACTTGGAAGTTACGTAATGATTATATGGTAAGATTCACAGATACTGAGGCAAAATTATCCAGAGAAGAGTATACGGATTCCCTTGTAGCGGACATGGGCTGGTGGCAGGTAATTACAATGGTGATGATGGACCTGAAGAAATGCAAAGTAAGTCAAATAATGGTTCATCCCTTGATGCAAGCCCGCATAAAACGATCCAACAACGCAAATCCAAGGGCTGCCATCTGGGCGCATATCCAGATGCACACAAAAAATGATTGTCCAAATGTCAATTATAAAAAGAGATATGAACCATTATTATTTTGGAAGGATGAACACTCTACATGGTCAATCGATGAGGAAATCGCAGCAGAGACCCTTCCGGAGTTAAAGAATAAACTGAAGGAATACCTTGAATATGATCCCAACAAGCAGCGAATGGTAAAACGCTACGCATTTACTACATTCCACCAATCTTTTAGTTACGAGGATTTTGTAGAAGGAATCAAGCCGGTAATGGCTTCCGAGGGAATTATCGAGGATGTCGCGGATGATCTGACTTACGAAGTTAGGCCGGGCATATTCAAAACCATGGTGCAAAAAGCCTTGGCCGATCCAGGCCACGATTACGCGCTGATCATTGACGAAATTAATCGAGGCAATGTGGCCAATATTTTTGGCGAACTCATCACCTTGATCGAGGATGATAAGCGCAAGGACGCAAAAAATGAATTGACGGCTATCCTGCCTTATTCGCAAACAAAATTTGTTGTTCCCAAGAATCTCTATATCATTGGGGCCATGAACACGGCAGATCGTAGCATTGAGGCCTTGGACACAGCCTTGCGTCGTCGCTTTACCTTCATATCCGTCCCCCCAGACCCAAGTCTCCTGCGAAATGATGGAGATATCAAAGGCTTCAGCGTGAATCTGGAGATGCTCCTTCACACTATCAATAGTCGTATCGAAAAGCTCTTGGATAAGGACCATTGCATTGGGCACTCCTACTTTTTGAGCATTCTTGAGAGTGCCGAGCCCTTGCAAGAACTGCGGACTGTATTTGCGACCAAGGTGCTACCACTACTTGAGGAATACTTTTATGGAAACACGGCCAAGATCGGCATGATTTTAGGGGAACGCTTTGTAACCCGAAATCACTTGGATGTACGGTGGGCTTCAGGGGATTGGGGGTTTGATGAATTTGAGGAACGAGTTCTCTATGTCTTGAATAACCCGATGATCATGAACGAGGAAGACTTCAAATCCATCTATGCCTAA